In the genome of Fusarium poae strain DAOMC 252244 chromosome 1, whole genome shotgun sequence, the window CCCAACACTTCAACCATGACAATGTACCATGGCAGAGAGTCATCAACTCCAAAGGACAAATATCACCAAGGTGAGTCAACTCCTCTCAGCGTCAAAAAGCCATGACTCACTCGGTAGATCTCAACCAGGAGGATCTCGCTCACAGGCCGAAGCTCTTGAAGCTGAAGGCGTAGAAGTAGAAACGAATGCCCTCGGCGAGCACTCAGTAGACTTTTCACAGTATGGATGGTTTCCAGAAGTACTCCCATCAGAAGAAAACGAAGAAACAAGCGAATGATTAAAACGGTTTTGAACTAGTATTTACCACTATCGGTTTGAGACAATAAGGTCCCGTATATGTAATATAATGCGACCCCAATCAGGGCCTTCATAAAAGTCGTCCCATCTTCCGCTCATCCTTCAATAAAAGTCCACCCAGCTTCCCTGTAGGGAAAAGAGTAGATAGGGGAAAACAGAGAAATGACACATGTAGAAAGGCAGAACCCAAATAGCAGACATTTTTGCTCGAGCCGCTCGTGTAAGTCAAGATTTCTCTGCAaggcaagaaaaagaacaagtGAAAATAAATCCTCCCAAACTCCTGGCCAGTGCTGTAAACTTGGTTGGGATGCCCGACGGAAGTCGCCAGACCGACAATAAACTCGAGGGGGAATATGGTGAACAACATCAAAGCAGAAACGTGGTGACACATAAAGGCGttgcaaaaaaaaaaaaatcgaTCCCGATCAACCTCCCGTTCTGAACGCATCCCATAACCGGCTCCAATGCGTATTGCAAGTTTGACTCGTCAGAGTAGCCACCTTAGAAGCAGTTCAGActtcccttcttcttcttgcccttgttgATAGCGTTCATGCGCTCCTCTAGTTGGCGTCGAGCAGCTTCGGCCGCTTGTCGCTTCTTACGCTCCTCTTCAACGGCTTGGAGGCTCCAACGATTGTCTTGGACTGGCTCAGGAGGGCgctccttgagctccttgacTTCTGCCTCTAGCTCACCGGCACGCTTCTTCCAGGCATCACAATCGGCCTTGACTTGTTTGGTCTGTCTCTCCAAATCGGTGAGTGCCTCCTCAAGGGTTTGAGTAAGTTGACGCTCTGCAGTCAGGTGCTTCTCGATGGTTCGGATGCGGGCTTCTTGATCCTCGGTGATTTGAgaaatgttgatgttgtcttTGCTCATTGGGCGTCCAGCGGTTGGAGAGCCGGGAGCACCGTTGACGGGAGATTGGGCACCGTTTGGCAGGGGAGGCAGTGGGATTGCCGGCGGGGGTGATGGTAGAGAAACGTGAGATGCACTCTTGCGGATGGTAGAGTTGGAGTTTGACCGCTGAATACCAGCTGCCACTTCATCCATCTTGATCTATTCAGAGTCAGTAAAATCCGAAAAATATGAATGCAGCCTAAACTCACCTGAAGAGCTGCATAATCATGCTTCAGAGAATCCAATTCAGCTGTCAGGCGTGCAGTAGCTGCATTGGCCTCGTCCAATCTAGTGTTGCGTTCTGTCTGGAGAGTACTCAGACGATTGTTAGTGATCTGGACTTCATCAAAGTTGTTCTGGAGCTGTTCTTCCAGCTCCTCGACCAATCGGCTGTTCTTCTTGCTTCGGTCGTCAAGATCTGTCATTCTCTTCTTGGCAAGCCTGATTTGCTCAACCAATGGGCCAGAAGCGGCACCTCCGTCGAGCATGTCAGCTAGAACCGTCTTAGCATCTTCAAAGTCCTTCATGATCTGCTCATTGATAGTTGTAAGTTCAGCGACTGATGACTCGATTTCGCTTCGCTTGGCTTGCTCTGCATCAAGAGCCTTCTTGCTGGCGGCGAGCTCGTCGATACGCTCTGCCAACTTATCAACATTAGCATCCAGACCCAGAGCGTTAGCAACGTGGGTAGACACGCTGTGGAGTTCATCCCTTGCCTCGGCAAGTTCTGTCTCCAGTCTAAGGGCACTCTCGGCGTGCTCGGACAACAAAACCTCAACCTGCTCTTCATAACCCTTCTGCTCAGTGGTCTTCAGATCAGCCAGTGCCTTAGAGTGCTGAATCTTCAGCTCATCGAGGCTCGACTGGTTGTTCTGTGAAGTCTCGTCATAAGCAGCGATCTGCTTTTGAAGATTGGCGAGAAGTTGTAGTTGACGAGCGTTGTCCTGCTTGACTGCCTCGTGGGCCTTTTGGAGTTCATCCAACTCAGCACGAGCTGCAGAATGAGCCTGCTCCAGTTCCGCAACCTTGGCAGcgttgctgttgatgataGCTTTGTATTCATCAATCTCGTGGCGCAAAAAGCCGATGAGATTCTGTTGTCGCTGCTCAGACTCTGTTGTTGACTCATCTTTATCGCCACTTGATTGAGATTGGGATGATGAAAGTTGGACATGGTTCGATGCCACCTGGGCCTCGAGTTGTCCGATTGTGCCTCGCATCTGGAACTCTGTGTTTTCCATAGAATCGAGGGCTTCCTTGTGCTTCCTCTCCCACATAGCAACTTCGGTTTGAAGCTCGGCGACACGCTGCTCGTACTTGGGGTCAAAGTTGTCGAGCTGTTGGGTGCTGGGCTTGGTGCCGAGGGCTTGACGTAAAGCCTCAAGCTCAGTTGTGAGGGCATGCTCACGAGACATATGCGCGTTTCTGGTTTCGGTGAGTTGCCTTTCATTCTGCTCGAGCTGATCTCGAAGTGTGGCAACCATGGTCATCTCCACAGGGCTTGCCTTCAGACTGGAACGTTCTCTTGTCAATCCCGAGATAATGGTCATCTTAGTTTCCATCTCCTTCTTGGCGGCCGCGACGTCTGCTTCAAGCTCCTGGATTCGCTCGCTCCTAACATGAAGTTCATGTATAGCGGCGTTCAGGTTAATCTCAAAGCTCTGCATAGCCTCAGGGTGAGTACCAAAGTTCTCAGCAGCAATGTTGCGCAGTGATGAAAATGAGCGCTGGGCACGGTCAACGACAAGCAGGTTTTGGCTTGACTTGCGTCGAATAACAGGAGTGCTGGAACGAGGCGAGGTGGCTTCCATGACACGGGCGCGAGACAGATCAGTCTTGAGCTCCTCAACGATATCAAGGGTTTCGTTATGTTTGGACTCAAGTTGGGCATATCTTTCAGCCAGTTCTTGTTCAGCAGCTTCACGCTCCTGCGCCATGAACTTTAGTCGTTCCAGTTCGGCAGTAAGCTCGACGCTCTCGTCGTTGGGCAAATTCTCTGTTGAGGCCGCTGCAGGCTTAGTGGTGGCGGTTTCGTCATCAGAAAGAATGTCGCCGTTTGATGACGCAGCAGTAGCAGGTGAGTCCATCGCAGATGATAGCTCTGAGGAAAGCGATCGTGTAAATGAAGATCGTCCAGTCTTCAGATCGTTTGTTCTAGTGTCGGACAAGAAGGACTCGGGACGAGTGCTGCGTGTAGGTGTAGCAACAGAGATTACAGATTGACGCTGTGCTTGTGCGTGACGGGCCTCGTCAACAGCGTCCTGCATCTCGGCAAGTCTGCGCATGGCTGACTCGTATTTGGAGTGAAGGGAGTCGTAATCGTTAAGAGTCGACTCGTGCTCTACACGCAAGTCGAAAAGCTCCTGGGTCATAGTTTCAAGCTTATCAGCAACAAACTTGGACTGGGCCGGGCTGGGGGGAGGCTCTTGTTCTGAAGGCTTCTCAAGTCGTAGAGAG includes:
- a CDS encoding hypothetical protein (BUSCO:1179at5125) — its product is MASSPPASPGGIQRPMSAIAARAQPRSTSRLSMSSKAGGGSRASDDDSRTAVKVVVRVRPPLKPEDPGYDLIPQRFQKAMVHTTSDTSLAIDSPQGRKLFVFDRVFNPDVTQEGIWDYVSDCINSFIQGYNVSLLAYGQSGAGKSYTMGTSGPGEQYDQELMGVIPRAATALFEKLETPKSSAKANRSSLSHLRSPRGHSQQNALGDREWSLKATYVEIYNEQLRDLLVPDTTPMQERVNVAIREDTKGNIILTGLRQVEINSADDLMNALNFGSSIRQTDATAINAKSSRSHAVFSLNLIQRKSKSGSGQTSDKRHSMPAEGLSSQDVSVTTDSKLHFVDLAGSERLKNTGAQGDRAKEGISINAGLAALGKVISQLSARNAGSHVSYRDSRLTRLLQDSLGGNAITYMIACVTPAEFHLSETLNTVQYAQRARAIQSKPRIQQMEEGDSKAIIDRLKAEVAFLREQIRSAEHGGSPRRNAPLTNERSDRQNEREAELQNQLLDTQESYTALSQRHARLIAELARARENESGANQHDEFAGDTADDRINRSNSFAEAVEQVVMEYEKTIQSLEQSLSSTRGTLSNVETNLLEKETKCAYVETINNQLQTRLQKLVDRENNTENYLHDLEAKLDGHTSGEEKNATIIMELRKEISRVRENEASCEDYISTLEERLAEADQDAELMQREIDRLEQVVERQRSLGKLDSLLHELDQIQDSKEPGAEDGTENHADSANGVASRRATAEHSRNLSHVSRQSQMEDSIPEGDEEQDQSRTRIGTVKEVDEDSLRLEKPSEQEPPPSPAQSKFVADKLETMTQELFDLRVEHESTLNDYDSLHSKYESAMRRLAEMQDAVDEARHAQAQRQSVISVATPTRSTRPESFLSDTRTNDLKTGRSSFTRSLSSELSSAMDSPATAASSNGDILSDDETATTKPAAASTENLPNDESVELTAELERLKFMAQEREAAEQELAERYAQLESKHNETLDIVEELKTDLSRARVMEATSPRSSTPVIRRKSSQNLLVVDRAQRSFSSLRNIAAENFGTHPEAMQSFEINLNAAIHELHVRSERIQELEADVAAAKKEMETKMTIISGLTRERSSLKASPVEMTMVATLRDQLEQNERQLTETRNAHMSREHALTTELEALRQALGTKPSTQQLDNFDPKYEQRVAELQTEVAMWERKHKEALDSMENTEFQMRGTIGQLEAQVASNHVQLSSSQSQSSGDKDESTTESEQRQQNLIGFLRHEIDEYKAIINSNAAKVAELEQAHSAARAELDELQKAHEAVKQDNARQLQLLANLQKQIAAYDETSQNNQSSLDELKIQHSKALADLKTTEQKGYEEQVEVLLSEHAESALRLETELAEARDELHSVSTHVANALGLDANVDKLAERIDELAASKKALDAEQAKRSEIESSVAELTTINEQIMKDFEDAKTVLADMLDGGAASGPLVEQIRLAKKRMTDLDDRSKKNSRLVEELEEQLQNNFDEVQITNNRLSTLQTERNTRLDEANAATARLTAELDSLKHDYAALQIKMDEVAAGIQRSNSNSTIRKSASHVSLPSPPPAIPLPPLPNGAQSPVNGAPGSPTAGRPMSKDNINISQITEDQEARIRTIEKHLTAERQLTQTLEEALTDLERQTKQVKADCDAWKKRAGELEAEVKELKERPPEPVQDNRWSLQAVEEERKKRQAAEAARRQLEERMNAINKGKKKKGSLNCF